From Cervus elaphus chromosome 10, mCerEla1.1, whole genome shotgun sequence:
TCACCAGGGCCCCCAGGAGATCACGGGGACCTCAGATGCACACAGGTCTCGAGGGTCAGGGAATGACTGGAACTCAGCCAGCCTCCAGACCAGAGAAACGCCATAGCTAAAGGCGGGTGTGACCCTGGACGGGACCCTCTTGCTGCAGAGGCCATGACAGGCGTGTGGTGTGGGCGGTCTGCGGAGAGTGGCAGGTGTGCCCCGCCACCCCGACTGGAGTGTGTCCTCTAGACGCGCACCCAAGACGCGGGGCCAGTGGGCACTCAGCGCACAGCTGACTCTCCCAGGGCTTAGGGAAAATGGATTCTGTGTCACGCTTCTTGTAAAAAATTTCACTTAAGGCCGACTCTGCTGGTAAAGATGACAACCCAGCCCTGGAAAACCACAAGCAGTGACTGAATGGCTGGACACACCCGCGCCTGCAGCCTCGGTCTCGCCAGCGTCTGGGTCAGCCCAGCTCCGGCTGTGGGGGGCAGAGCACGTGGCTGCAGTCAGAAGACATGGGCTCAAATCCAGGCTCCCTCCCTGGTGGTGGTGACCCCCCGTGACTCGGTTTCCACAATTGTGACATGGAGCCCTACGGTGTCCCGCCCCCGAGGAGACGGACTGCACACAGGAGGGCTCAGGACAGTCTTGGGGAGAATAAACACTCCGTAGACGGAAGCTGCGGCCGCCATCAGGATGGGAGACGAGAAGGACGGCCACCCCTGCCCACATGGATTCCAAGAGTGACGTCTCCAGGTGGGTCTCAGGCCCAGCCCTTGCTTCCTTTCCACCATGAGTGAGCTTCTGGACTGAGGTCAGATGTCCTGGCTCTGAGGCTGTCCTCCTCCTCGTCCGTCCAGGACAGCCTCTGGAACCTCCCTGCCGCGGCTGCCCCAGGGCCGGAggccgggggccgggggccaGGGCTCGGCCGCGGGAGGGACACGGGGCAGAGGCAGCAGCACTTTTGCACGTCGGTCCCCAAACCCCTCATGACAACCAAAGGGCACCACGGGGCAGAGCACAGGCGACCTGCACGTGCCCCCGCCACAGCTCCGCGGGCACCTGCGCTCCAGGCTGGGCAGCTTCGAGCCCACCTTTGGTGGCAGAGGCAGACCTACCCAGGCGGCACAGCGTCTGCTGACTCACCTGATGAGCGCGCTCTCCTGCAGCAGCTCCCGGCTGAGGTTCAGGGGGATGTCCTCACTGTCCACCACACCTGAGACGTGGCCATGTGTGGGTGAGAGCAGGGGACGCTTGGGGGCCTCCCTGCCCAACCCCTCGTCCTAGAATTCACCCACGCAGTGTCCAGGTCATGACCTGGGTTACGGGGTTGGAAGAAAAGCAGGCAAGGCCAGCAAGCCTTTGCCGGGACAGTTTCTACAATTTCAGCACCTGCTGGACTCTCTGAAAGCCACCTTCTAGATTTTTTGCTCAAAATCATAAAACTATCATAGATCAATCAACTGAACCCAGTGTCTGGAGGTGGGAAGCTCGAGAGGAGGCCTGGGCTGTGAGGACGCGGCGCCCCCATGGACCCCGCCGAGCTCAGCACAGGTGAGCCTTCCCAGGAGGAGCTGCTCCCGGGGCTGCGGGGCCTCACCACATGCTGGGCACAGATACGAACCCCGGACGAAGCGCAGCCATGCGGGCAGGATGTTGGTGGCCTTGGTCTGGATGAGGACCTTGCGGCTGTACAGCGACACGCTGGAGCCCAGCTCCCGGCTCACGTCAAACATGGATGGTTTCTGGAGGCAAAGCAAGGGCAGCGTCAGGAGGAGCAGGCCCTGCGGAGGCGGAGCGCCACGGTCAGGGGCCCTTCCTGAGGCTGCCTGGGCCGGGAGATTTGGGGCGTACGTGTGGTGCCCAGAGAGGCCGGCCCCAACACCAAGGCTCTGGGCCAGGCGGGGCCTCTCTGGGCAGCTGCCGCCCTTCCCGTAAACACGATGGGACCCTCTGAACAGAGCCACACCTGCTGGGGCCCGGGGTTGGCAAATTAGAGCCCACAGGCCGAATCAACCGTTCAAGCAGCTTAGAACAgttcttccatttttaaatggtaggaaaaggcaaaaaagagcaCTTTATGACTtgtggaaaataagagaaattcaAGTTGCCGTGCCTGCAGCTTCTGGAGCCCAGCCCCACGCGCCTGTCTCAGTGTGACCCATGGGCCCTCGCACTGCACTCGGCAGCGGAGCACGCGCTGGCGTGGGGCTGCCAAGGCCACAGGGTCGCCGTCTGCCGAGCCTGCTCCCGACCAGGACTGCAGTCTGCACACAGCCTTGCGGGGACCTGCTTAAGGTGGGGCCCAGGGCTGTGCTTTCCTGACAGGTCCCGGGGACGCGTGTGCATGCTCAGAGAGAAACGGGCTCCAGGCACTCAAAGTCAGGAAGGCTGACTTCCACCTGAGCGCTGGGCTAGGGCGGGTGGGGCGCGCACCGCGTCTGGCACATAGAAGATGCTGCGGATGCTGAGCGGCGCGTCCGTCCTGTAGTGCAGGGTGTAGCGCGGCCTGTCATGGGCCTGAGCGATGTAGCGGTAGAACTCCTCGTGCTGCCCCTCGCCCACGTCCTTGGGGTCCATCATCCAGATCGCCTGGAAACGGAGGAACAGGGACGTTGTTTCAGACAAACCTTCCCAACAACGTGTGGGTGGAGCTTGCGGTGCCCAGTGCTGGACAGACACACGGACACACGCACAGATGGCTCTGAAACCAGTGCCCCGTCCCCAGCACAGTGTCAGGAAGAGCGCGGAGGCAAAACCTGGACAAGGCCGCACACGACCGACACCAACCGCCAGGAGGTGAGAGGCTCAGGGAAGGCGATCGAGCCGGAAAGGGACACAGCGTCAAGGCGCTCCCACCAGCTCGAGCCCTGAAAACATGGTAAGAAGCCAGACGCACAAGGCTACATGACGTCTGATTCCATTTCTAGGAAACATCCAGAATAAGCAACCAAGAAGCAGACTGTGGTTACTGGGGGCTCAGGGAAGGGGCTGCTGACGGTGGGGGGTCTCTTTCTGGGGGGGGCCGGGGTGACCTGTTCCAGAACTGACGGTGCTGAGGgcagagtgactgaacacagcCAGGAGTGCGGGGTGTGGCCCGTGAAGGTGACTCCCTGGTGTACCCACAGATCTCACCACCCTGCCCACCCCAACACCCCACCCTGGGGCTCGGACAgccacccccaggcccctctgcctggCTGGCCCGACAGGCAGCAGCTCAGTTTCGTGGCCGCCGAGCCCGCAGGCAGCAGGCCTCACCTGCAGGGTGTTCATGCGCCTTCCGTTCAGGTACAAAGGGAAGCTGACAAAGTTGCTGTACTTTGTCACCACATCTGGAAGACAGAGAAACAACAATGAATACTGGAAGCTTCTAGACACGAAAGCTCTGGGAGGCTTCATGCTTGCCCTGCCCCCACGGGGAGTAGAACTTGCTCCAGAACTGGGTCTGGGGGCCCAGGCCACCCTGAGACATGCATACCTTCTTGGCAGCCTTATCAGGATTTCACGGGTAACGCGACCCCTGGAAGGTGCTGGGCACATTCAGTAGCAACAGTGAGACCTGGACAGCAGGGGGTACCTGGCACTGCACCCGCTCTGGTTGTCCGAAGCCTGGACTCAGGCCGGGCAGGTGGCCAGTGACACCACACAGCAGTGGGACGAAGATGAGACCCTGAGCCCCCACAAAGCTTGCCCCAGAGGCCCAGGCTCACGCTCACCTCGAACCCGGGCCTCGCTGGCAAACTCTCTGCTGTCGGCCTTGAGGTAGATGATGATTTTCGTCCCGGTTCTAACTCCTGAGGCTTCGGCAACTTCAAACACCCCAGAGctaagagggagaggggaggtgagTCCATCCATCAGATGGCCCGTGCAGCCCCAGGACTCGAACAGAAAGGGAGTCAGAGCCTTGCCGCTTCCGAACCCAGCTGCAAACCCTCCCCCGGGGACAGTGGCGCTGGGGTTGGGGTGCGGGGCCCCTGCTCATGAGCACAGCCTCTGGGCCTCATGTTCCCTGTGGTGGCTGGTGAGCACCAGACCCTGGGAGACCCCCTCCTGTGAGACCTCCACGTTCTGGAGCCCCGGCCGGGAGCTGCCTCTGGAGAGCAGAGGCCCGTCGGGGCTGGAGTGGAGGGGGCGCCTTGTCATCTCTCATCCCAGCTGACCTGGCCCCATGTTCATGGAACAAAACAGGAATCTCTGTTCTGATGAGGGACACGGGCTGTGCCCTAGCAGGGCGGGAATGCAGGTTCAGAAATTAAGTCTGGGTGTTCAGGAGACACACACTTGACCTCAGCCATAGCAGGTGCCAGCCTCCGTGAAAAGTTGAGATGCTCCTGTACATCCACTCGTGAGGCAAGCCCAGCACGTGGTGGGCCAGCAGGAGGTGGGGTGGCCAGGGGCCAGACCCTGACAACCCCGAGGAATCAAGGACACACCCTCAGAAGAGGCACCCACCCTGGAGCAGAGTGGGACCCAACAACAAAAGGAGTTAAGACCCTGAGCGCAGGGCTCAGACCTCCCATGAAAGCCCAAGAAGCTGCTGGTGCTTCCAGACCAGGCCTTGGtggcccagggcctgggggaCACTCTGTGGGTGATGTGGGGCCCGCTCACTCACTCACCCATCCGAGAGCCACCGGTACCCAGGGCTGCCTGCGTCCACCGAGCAAGAATAGACCTCAACCCTGTCGGCCACCATGAAGGCCGAGTAGAAGCCCACGCCGAACTGGCCTATGATCTTGCCGCCAGCCTCCGCCTGGCTCTGCAGTGCATCCAGAAAGGCCTGCGGGGTGAGGCTGGTCAGAAGGGCGTCGGACGGAGATGGACTGGCTTTGAACCTGGGGTCAGCCAGTCTCTAGCTGTGGGCAAAGTACCCACTCCAGCTGGTCCATCCAGCAAATAACAAACTACCTCTGAGGGCCCCATGATGACGCAGGGAGCTCCTGGCACAAACGCACTGGAGGACAGTCCTCTGAAGCTGGCGACCAGCGCATCTGAGACCAGCCCTGGTCAGAGCTGCCCTTAGGATGCTTGACCTGAGGGGAGCAGCGGTAGCACCCAAGGGAAGGCGGGGGCCTCACCTTCGACCCAGACCTGGCGATGGTTCCCAGGTTGGACACCAGCTCCTCCCGGCTCATCCCGACGCCGGTGTCCTAGGAGACAGACAAGCTGAACACCAGGGCGCGTGCGCCAACAGCCAGGTACAAGCGCAGCAGTCGGACCCGCTCACGGCCCGTGACATCACAGCAGGTTATCAGGAAAGGTGGATTCCACCAGCCAGGCCTTACTGGGGAAAACCTCACCAGAGGACAGACACTTAGATACAGGGACAAAACAGAGTCCAGACAGAGCTTCACAGCGTCACACGATCTGTGACAAAGGTTCCATGACAAACCACTGCGGCTGGGAGGAACAAATGGTGCCGAAACAAGCAGCAGCCACAAAGCCCGTCTCCCTTACGCAGACACCACGTGATCAGAGGGCTAAGTGTAAGAGCCAAGGCTgtgaaacttctagaagaaaagacAGGAGGAAATCTTTTATCTCTCTGGAATAGGTAGAGACTTCTTCAATAGGTCACTAAAAGCATGAAACATAAAAGTGATAAACTGCATTTCATTAAAAACTTATGCCTTTCAAAAGCCActacctaagaaaataaaaaggcaagtcACGGACTAGGGGAAAATATTCGCAAAGTATATCTGATATAGGACTCGAATCTAGACTATACGAAGaacttaaaatgtaataaaatgacAAACAAcgattaaaaatgagcaaaaatctGAAAGgcatttcccaaagaagatacatGAATGGCAAACACCTTTaaccattagggaaatgaaaactaaaactacaatgagaaacCCTGCTTGCTCACTAAAATGGCTGAAATTAAAGACCAACAATGACGAGTGTGTCAAGGACGTGCTGTCAGGAGGAACGCAGAATGGGACACCTGCTTTTGGCAATGCTTGGCAGTTTCTTCTAAAGTTAAACAGACACTTTCCTTACAACCAAGGAATCCTATTCCaaggtatttacccaaaagaaatgaaaacatgtgtccACACAAAGACTGAAATATTCATGGCAGCTCAATCCCTATCATCTCCAGTGCTCCCTGGAGAAGCTGGTGAAGAGACTGGTGAAGCTGTGATGCCTTCATACAGCAGAACACTTCTCAGTAACagaaaggaacaaactactgatcCGTCTGACCACGTGGAGAACTCTCAAATCCACCGTGACAAGTGAAAAGTCAAACTCAAGAGACCACCTCCTTTTTTATGTGAAATAGTAGAAAATAGAAAACCATAGCAACAGAAAGCAGGTCAGTGGCTGATGAGGGCTAGGAAGGGTGGGGAATGCTGGGTGATGACCCCAGTGATATGGTGGGCCCAcgactgtgtgtgttagtccaaACTCCCTGAACACGTGAACTTGGGGGACCTGATAATACATCaacatacttcaataaagtttcttaaaacaacagcagcagccgGCAAGAAAGGCACACGTGCAGAGAGCAGAGGAGCCGACAGAAGATCACAGAGCAGCAGCCGTTCTGAGCAGCGGAGCCAGGCCTGCTGGGAAGAGACGCACAGGGACGGACGCCCCACAAAGACGTGGGCAGCAGGGCCCAGAGCAGCTACCTCGGCAACATGACGGCCCTCAGGCCCACCGCCTGGTGAACCCCACTTCtgcctttctccctttctgaccTTAAACTGTAATAGCCACCAGAAGTATTGCTGTGTCTACAGTAAGACTGTCAATCCAAACAGCTGACTGTGATTAAAACACAGTACCAGAGAATATACAATAACATGCAGTAAAAGCAGGGTCAAAAATGTGAAGGGCACAGCCGACCCTTGAACAACAGCAGCTGGTTGAGTCTGTGGATGCAGAACTGTGGGtacagaggaaccagagggagACCCACAAATGTGGAGGAACCGGGTATCCAGAGGACAGGCTGTAGGTTGTGTGTGGATCTTAGTGAGGAGGGCCTGCCCCACCAACCCaagtgttgttcaagggtcacctTACATAAAAAATACTCTGTGGTTTAAAAATctgtttagggaattccctggtggtccagtggttaggaccccatgctcccaacgctgagagcccaggttcaatccctttcTGGGGAagtgagatcccacaagccacacagcgcAGTCAGAAACCTTCTTTACCCTGTCTGGGTATGTAGGCAAACCCAGTCAGACATACACTGAAATGTTAACAGTGCTTATCTTTGAATGACGGGGCTCCTCTTCAAagagagaaccctcttacactgttgataggaatgtaaattggtgcagccattatgaaaaacaatatgaaggttcctcaaaaaactaaaaatagagttgccacatgatctagcaatcccactcctgggcatatatccagataaaGCTCCAATTCAAGAAGACACACGacccccatgttcacagcagcactgttcacaatagccaagacatcaaacaacctaaatgtccgtcgACAGATGAAGGAAAAGACGTGGTGTGCgtgtcacacacacacgcacacaatggagtattactcagccgtgAGTGAGAATGAAACAGTGCCATCTgtagcaacgtggatggaccgaGAGACTGGAGGAAGACAGTTATCATAGAATATCACTCAGATGTGACTCTAAAGTAAGACACAAATCTGTCTATGAAATAGtgacagaatcacagacatagggaacacACTTGCAGCTGCCACGGgacagggcaggagaagggaaggactgggagtttggggtgagcagatgcaaactggaaCATATAGGAGGTAAACatcaagggcctactgtatacagcacagggaactatattcagttaAAGGTGGTCAGCAGGTCACTGGGAGCCTAGAGACGTGACAGACAGGCAGGCCATCTCCCGGCCCATCGGGGGAGGTACCTGGATTGTGATGGTGCCTCTGTCAGCGTCAGTCTGCAGGTGAATCTCCATGTCTGGCAGCGCTTGGCCTTCAGACACCAGCTTATGACGCAGCTTTTCCAAGGCATCGCTTGCGTTGGAGATGAGCTCGCGAATGAACACCTACGGAAATGGAGATGAGACGCTGTGCTGCAGGACCCATCTGTCAGCAGCCTCTGCAGCAGTGTTaccggctggggtgggggaggaagcgTTTAACCAGATAAAGACTTCCCGTCGTCCTCAAAGCCAGTTTCCCCAGAGTCGCCCGCAGGATGACTGGAGGTGGATCATGTTCCCCTGGTCCAGCTTTCTGTCACCTCTGACTCTACTGCTCCTTCCTCAGCATCAGCCTGGAGCTAGGAGTCTGTTACTTCCAACTTCAAGGGCCCCGTGAGACAACTTCTTTCTCAGCTCTTGCCAAGGGATGTCAAAATATCCTCAaaacatattttctcttctctgtgaaGGGCTCACCAGCTTCACTTAATCTAGTGGGTTGCCACAAACCAGATCTCCCACGTTCAGGAGAAAAGGGGGCCACAGGCCCCACGACCGACCAGGGTATGCACAGCCCTTCTCCTCTGATAAACCTCCATTTACAGTCAGATGCAGCACATGGGAGGGCTGACCTGGCCCCAAGAGAGAAGCAGCTGGGTGTCACGGGGCCACCTGGGGATGGAGTTTAGCAGGATGAGACCTGGAAATACTTCCTGGAAGGTCCTTTCGTTTTGGAAAGCTGTGCTTTACCCCTCTCAAATTCTCTGCATTTTAGCAACAACGAGCATGGAATGATGGTTCACCACCGCCTGTCAGCCCGGAGCAGCTTCGTCTCCTCACAAAGGCCCCAGGCGCTCCTTGCCGCTCTGCTCCACACAGAGGGGTCTTCTTCCTTCAGCCCCACAGATCGTGGCTAGTGAGGCCAGGTGATGAGGGAGGTGAACCCGGGGTCCAGAGTCCATGAGCAACACCCCAGAAATGGACCTCAGCAGGGCCCCACACCAACACCTGAGACTTTTAAATTAACAGCAAAATGCATTACTTCCCAGGTTCAGTGTGGCTCAAAGAATCACCTGGATATATCTGTCCATAAACCCCAGTGGATTTTGGTAAGAATACTCTCATTGGTAGCCAAGACCAGTACCTGTCCAAATTTAATGCCTTCTCACTGCTAACCCACTAGCTGGCATTCTCCCAAGACAGCACAGAAACAGTCTTGCCAACAGAACCAGCCAGCACTGGGAGTGATTAGTAGGCACGCACCTCTTTTTCTGAGTACAAGGAACGGGCAACAATGTCTAGGAGCTTCTTTGTCTCAGCCTGGAACTCATGTTTGGTAGCAGAACCTAGTAACGAACCACAGAATGCAACCAGGAAAGTTTAACGTCCTTTTTCACAGAAGAACATGCtttgcaacattcaaaaaaatctttaaggtaaggtaaaaaaatctttaaacatttctcaaaacagtaaacaaaaaaagaacaaaaaaacaaaaacaaagccaagCACCTGGGGCTCAGGCAGAAGAGCAGATCAGGGGTCCCCGCTCCCCGAGAAGCGCGGACAAGCCCGCACCCACCCTCCTGATTGCGGCCTGCAGGACTCAGGTCCCGTGGCTCGCAGAAGCCGTCGACCTGCCTCCACAACCAGACCCCAGATTCTCTTCTTGAATGAGGTGGTTTCCAGATTAATCAttaagaaagcaaaggagaaaacctCACTCCTCTTAACCCAAGCATTAAGTACTCTGTTGCTGTCTCATCTGAAAGCCAGAAATGGACCCGCGGCAGGACCGGCTCCGGAGCCTGCCCTCCACACATCCCGGGAACGCAGGGCCGTGCCGAGCTTCCGTTCGCTTGGTGATCATTAGCAGATGTGCAGGCGCCTGCGCCAACTCCCGGTGACCACCAGAGGGCGCCAGACGCGCCAGGATGGAAGTCAGAAGTGCTGGGGAAGCCGGAAACGCAGGAGGCATTGTTTTGGGGACCCCTCCCTCCAACCAAGCCCTTCCTCCGTCTGAAGTGAGTGCGTGGCTCCCTCAAGCACTGCTTCTGCCTCAGTAATCCCCCTCGAGGGGGCAGCGGACTCCAGGCCCCTGGCCGCACGCCTCACCCCGCACCACGCCTCACCCTGCACAGTCTCCGAGCTGCTGATGATCGAGTGCAGGGGCCCGGCCTCCGCCTGGTCCTCAGCAGCCTGCGAGCTGAACGGCCGTCCCACGTGGAAGCTCGAGGCCATGCTTTGCCTGGGACCCCAGGACTGAGCTGGGGGCCTCCAGGGACACAGAACTGGTTTTCCTGAAAAGACAAACGTGAGGAAGAATGTGAGTGAACAGGACAGGACAGAACACCCTGATTTGTTCACACCTGGCCTGGCAGATGCTGATGTGGGCTTCCTAAAGCAGGCTCCAGAGACCAGTGTCACCCGGAGAAATCCCAAGTGACAAGCACTGGCATCTAGCCAGTAGTTGGCGGGCAGTTTTGCTAACACCGCCTCACATGTGGCAAATACCAAGAAGGCAGAGGACTCGGGGCAGAACGGCAGGAACCGGCAGGTACCTTCTGACCCTACTTCCCACATGCGCCCCCAATTTGGTGCACAAACCCACCAAACTTGCATGTGCCTCCATGCTCACAGCCCCTCCCAGAGCCAGAAATAACGACAGGCCAGTCTTCCTTACTGTGTAACTAAcatggaaaaaggagaaaaaatactcCCTAAGAGGAAGCCAAATTTTTAGATGTGCATGTTCCAAAACTGTCCCGTTGTCTTCCAAAGACTCTTCATTGAGTCCTTTCCTCTCCTGTCCACAAGAGTCTTTTAAATTAGTGTATTTAAAGTCTGCAAACCAGGGCATGATCTCCTCTGCCTCATAACTAGGAACGGGATTCAGTGTCTCTCCAGCTCCTTTTTGGTAACTTCCTGTTCAGCACAGTGGACCAAGGAACCACTGcgtggagagaaagaaaacccaccCACACGACACTGCAGCCCCGGCCCGGCGTGGCTGCCGGACGCCAAAGAAAGACACACAGCCCCACCACCCAAAGGCAGGATGCAGCCAGTCCTCACCAGCACCCTGAAGACACTGGCCACGGGCCAGCGCTGTGCAGAGGGGGCTCGCTGCCCGGCACTCTCAAGGCTCCGCAACACAGGACACGCCATGTCAAAGTCCAGGCCACAACAAGCTGCAGGTGCCTGTTACACACTACGCACGTGTGGCGGTCAGGAAGGAATGATTTAGAAGTAACTCGTGGCTTTCAAAATCAACGTTATCAGCTTCCACATTCCTACAAGGTGTAAATATCTGCCTTCTCTTTAAGCTTATTTTTGGATTTATAGATAACACACTTTAGCCTTTGCTAAAGGCTAAATGAGGAATACCGTTAAAACCACCCTAACTTAGAAAACATTCAGTTTCCAGATAGTCTGAATATTTAATCCCTGGCCTAGCTGCATTGTTCATGTATGGTGTACATGTTCACCATAGAGCTAACCTGTTCCCCCTAAAAAACGGGTATTTCTTCTGGAATTAAGTGGCATTTGGTTACAGCATTCAAGTATGCACTAGCCAAGGCAGGGCTGCTGTGGTCCCCGTGGTCACAGATGGTGCTGACGCAGGAGACATACGATGCCAGCGGACTGTGTGACCCCACACTGCCTCCCCTCCCAGGGACAGTGCTCCTGGCTCCCCACAAAAGCTGGGGACCCTCTGCTTTAAAGTGAGGGGACTTCAGGCTGAAATCAGTGGGATGCAAGACCTGGCTCGGCCTCAGGATG
This genomic window contains:
- the TRAP1 gene encoding heat shock protein 75 kDa, mitochondrial isoform X1, with translation MARELRTLLLWGRRLRAPALAAACGGKPVLCPWRPPAQSWGPRQSMASSFHVGRPFSSQAAEDQAEAGPLHSIISSSETVQGSATKHEFQAETKKLLDIVARSLYSEKEVFIRELISNASDALEKLRHKLVSEGQALPDMEIHLQTDADRGTITIQDTGVGMSREELVSNLGTIARSGSKAFLDALQSQAEAGGKIIGQFGVGFYSAFMVADRVEVYSCSVDAGSPGYRWLSDGSGVFEVAEASGVRTGTKIIIYLKADSREFASEARVRDVVTKYSNFVSFPLYLNGRRMNTLQAIWMMDPKDVGEGQHEEFYRYIAQAHDRPRYTLHYRTDAPLSIRSIFYVPDAKPSMFDVSRELGSSVSLYSRKVLIQTKATNILPAWLRFVRGVVDSEDIPLNLSRELLQESALIRKLQGVLQQRLIKFFTDQSKKDAEKYAKFFEDYGLFVREGIVTTAEQEVKEDIAKLLRYESSALPAGQLTSLPDYAGRMQAGTRNIYYLCAPSRHLAEHSPYYEAMKRKNTEVLFCYEQFDELTLLHLREFDKKKLISVETDIVVDHYKEEKFEDGAPAGDRLSEKETEDLMAWMRNALGSRVTDVKVTLRLDTHPAMITVLEMGAARHFLRMRQLAKTQEERAQLLQPTLEINPRHVLIKKLSQLRDSEPDLAQLLADQIYENAMITAGLVDDPRPMVGRLNHLLVKALERH
- the TRAP1 gene encoding heat shock protein 75 kDa, mitochondrial isoform X2, which encodes MARELRTLLLWGRRLRAPALAAACGGKPVLCPWRPPAQSWGPRQSMASSFHVGRPFSSQAAEDQAEAGPLHSIISSSETVQGSATKHEFQAETKKLLDIVARSLYSEKEVFIRELISNASDALEKLRHKLVSEGQALPDMEIHLQTDADRGTITIQDTGVGMSREELVSNLGTIARSGSKAFLDALQSQAEAGGKIIGQFGVGFYSAFMVADRVEVYSCSVDAGSPGYRWLSDGSGVFEVAEASGVRTGTKIIIYLKADSREFASEARVRDVVTKYSNFVSFPLYLNGRRMNTLQAIWMMDPKDVGEGQHEEFYRYIAQAHDRPRYTLHYRTDAPLSIRSIFYVPDAKPSMFDVSRELGSSVSLYSRKVLIQTKATNILPAWLRFVRGVVDSEDIPLNLSRELLQESALIRKLQGVLQQRLIKFFTDQSKKDAEKYAKFFEDYGLFVREGIVTTAEQEVKEDIAKLLRYESSALPAGQLTSLPDYAGRMQAGTRNIYYLCAPSRHLAEHSPYYEAMKRKNTEVLFCYEQFDELTLLHLREFDKKKLISVETDIVVDHYKEEKFEDGAPGDRLSEKETEDLMAWMRNALGSRVTDVKVTLRLDTHPAMITVLEMGAARHFLRMRQLAKTQEERAQLLQPTLEINPRHVLIKKLSQLRDSEPDLAQLLADQIYENAMITAGLVDDPRPMVGRLNHLLVKALERH